The DNA sequence TATTATAGGCCAAGCGTGTGAATTTGACTACTCTGGATCCCAAGCTGCCTTAGCATTGAAGGAAGAAGGGATTAAAGTGACGTTGATCAATTCCAACCCGGCCACGATCATGACCGACCCGGTTACAGCGGATGACATTTACTTGTTGCCCCTGACCGTGGAATCGATCGAACAGATCCTCAAAGAGCGAGACATCGACGCCGTCCTTCCTACGATGGGTGGACAAACGGCCCTGAACCTGGCTATGAATTGCCAGAAAGCAGGGATCTGGGAGAAATACAAGGTCAAGATCATCGGATCAGACATCTCAGCCATCGACAAGGCCGAAGACAGAGAGCAGTTCCGGATATGGATGAAGGATATCGACATCCCTGTTGCCCAAGCTGAAACGGCGAATTCCTTCCTCAAAGGAAAAGAAATCGCCCAGCGAATCGGCTTTCCGTTGGTAATCCGCCCATCCTACACATTGGGTGGTACCGGTGGTGCATTCGTACACGAGGAAAAGGAATTTGACGAGTTGCTCACGCGCGGTCTTCAGGCCAGTCCAATCCATGAGGTATTGGTCGAGCAGAGCATCTTCGGGTGGAAAGAGTACGAGTTGGAGGTGATGCGCGACATCGATGGCAACAAGATTGTCATCTGTACCATCGAGAACGTGGACCCAATGGGTATCCACACCGGAGACTCCATCACCGTGGCTCCAGCCATGACCTTGCCGGACACCACATATCAGCAAATGCGGGACTTCGGTTTCGAAGTGCTGGATGGTTTGGGTGAGTTTGCGGGTGGATGTAACATCCAGTTCTCCGTCAATCCTGAAAATGGAGATATCATCATCATCGAGATCAATCCTCGTGTATCCCGTTCATCTGCGTTGGCATCCAAGGCGACCGGTTATCCGATCGCACGTATCGCCGCCAAATTGGCCGTAGGATACCGTCTCGACGAATTGAATAACCAGATCACCAAGGACACCTCGGCTTTCTTCGAGCCTTCCCTTGACTATGTGATCGTCAAAATTCCTCGCTGGAACTTCAACAAGTTTATCGGCTCAGATCCCCGCCTTGGTCTTCAGATGAAATCTGTGGGTGAAGTAATGGGAATCGGTCGAAGCTTCAACGAAGCCATCCAGAAAGCCGCTCAGTCTCTCGAGATCAAGCGAAATGGCTTAGGTGCGGACGGCAAGGAAATGCGCGACCTGGAGGCGATTATGACCAGCCTCAAAGAGCCTTCCGGCGACCGTATCTTCCATGTCAAGGATGCCATGCACTTGGGCGTACCGCTCAACCGCATCCACGACACGACCAAAATCGACCCTTGGTTCCTCCGCGAAATCGAATACCTCGTGATCCTCGAAAAGGAAATGGCGAGATACACGATTCAGGATGTTCCTGCCGAACTACTGGAAGAGGCTAAGAAGAATGGATATGCCGACCGCCAAATCGCACATATCCTCAATTGCCTCGAAAGCGAGGTCTACAAGCGCCGCAAATCCCTCGGAGTTAACCGTGTCTACAAATTGGTAGATACCTGTGCTGCCGAATTTGAGGCAAAAACGCCTTACTATTACAGCTCCTTCGATGAAGAGAATGAGTCCATCTCAGGCACCGACAAGAAGAAGGTAGTGGTATTCGGATCTGGCCCGAACCGTATCGGTCAGGGAATCGAGTTTGACTACTGCTGTGTACACGGCGTACTCGCAGCCAAGGAAGAAGGCTTTGAGACTATCATGATCAACTGTAACCCTGAGACTGTTTCGACGGACTTCAATGTCGCCGATAAGCTCTACTTCGAGCCAGTCTTCTGGGAACACATCTACGATATCATCGAGCACGAGAAGCCTGAAGGGGTGATCGTACAGTTGGGAGGCCAAACTGCCCTGAAATTGGCAGAAAAGCTGAACCGCTACGGAATTCCGATCTTGGGTTCCAGCTACGACTCTCTGGACATGGCAGAAGATCGCGGTCGTTTCTCCGAATTGCTCAAGCAGCTTGAAATTCCCTATCCAGACTTTGGGGTTGCTGAAAGCGCGGAAGAGGCTATCGAGATTGCCAAAAAGGTTGGCTATCCAGTATTGGTGCGCCCATCTTATGTTCTCGGTGGACAAAACATGCGAATTGTCATCAACGACGAAGAGCTTACCCGCCACGTAATCAAGATCCTCAACGAAGTACCCGGAAACAAGGTCCTCGTCGACCACTTCTTGGACGGAGGTATCGAGGCTGAGGTGGACGCCATCGCTGACGGCGAAGATGTACACATCATCGGTATGATGGAGCACATCGAGCCAGCAGGTATCCACTCTGGGGATTCTATGGCAGTTCTGCCTCCATTCTCCTTGGCCAAGGAAACCTTGGAGGAAATGGAGCGCATCACCCGCCAATTGGCACTCGCCATGGAGGTGAAGGGACTCATCAATATCCAGTTTGCCATCAAGGACGGAAAGGTATTTGTCATTGAAGCCAACCCACGTGCTTCCCGGACTGTGCCGTTCATCGCCAAGGCAAACCAGATCCCTTACGTGAACTATGCGACCAAGGTCATGCTCGGAACGCACAAGCTGAAGGATTTCACCTTCAAGCCGAAGCTCAAGGGCTATGCCATCAAAGTTCCTGTATTCTCCTTCAACAAATTCCCGAACGTAGACAAGAACCTCGGACCTGAGATGAAATCCACAGGCGAGAAGATCTACTTCATCAAGGACTTGAAGGACCCCTTCTTCGTGAAGGCCTACAATGAGCGAAACATGTACCTAACCCGATAGGGAACGGACTGATTCCATGATATGCACCCGGCACTCTCGATTGTGTCGGGTGTGTTTGTTTTTGAGGCGAATCGCAACTCTTTGTATAGGTTTTGTACATTTGAACCAAAAGCGCCTTACGAAATTCGACTATGCCACAAACCCGAAAAATAGATTCTATCGGCCTAGCCCTATCTGGAGGAGGAACGAAGGGAATCGCGCACATCGGGGTCCTGAAATTGATGGAAGAGCTCAATATCCCCACACATGTGGTTGCGGGAACTTCCGCTGGTTCCATTGTAGGATCTCTCCACGCAGCAGGTCATTCAGCCGATGCCATTCTGGAATTTTTCATGGGTACCTCCTTGTTTTCCTTTTCCAACATCTTCAGTATCAGACGGGGAATCCGGGGCCTATTGGATCCCGAAAAGCTCTACCGGACCTTCGAAGACATGTTTCCCGAGGATGATTTCGACCAGATGGAGATTCCCCTCCGGATCATTGCGACGGACATGGTTCGTGCCAGGGAGGCATTGTTCAACCGAGGCTCAGTCATCCGTGCCACGCTGGCATCCTGTGCATTCCCCTTTGTCTTTGCCCCGATGGAAATCAATGGCCGCGTGTATTGCGATGGCGGGATCATGAATCACTTTCCTGCGGATGTCATCCGGAGAGAATGCGACCATTTGATTGGCGTGTATGTAAGTCCACTCAAGGATGTGATGCGGGACGATATGAACAGTCTGTTTCGGATTGTAGAGCGCTCGATGGAACTCAAAGGCATGTTGGCGGAGCGGCAGAAATTTGTGCTATGCGACACCATGATCTACATGGACCAGCTTCAACAATTTGACACCTTTGACACTGATTCCAAAACCATGAAGGAGATCATGGAACTCGGATATGAGGAAGCCCAAAAACATGAGGCGGAATTCGTCCAGCTTGCAGACACCTATCGAAAATCCCAAGCAGGTATTTTGGGGGATGTATCTGATCAGGAGGCCTAGGGCAGACCTGTTTTGATATCCCTGTGGGCGACTACCACTTCCTGGGCTTCTATGTCGAATAGTTGCTTGAGGTACAGTCTCACCTTGGCCTTTAGGTCCTTGGTGATCACCTTGAGCTCATTTGGCGAAGGCTTTTTCTTCCAAGTCGGTACCAGATAGAAAATATTGGCGAAGTTCTTGGATGAATCTGAATTCACGCCTTGCGCCAGCACAAACCGCTCCATCTGGGGATAGTCAATGGCAAATTGGTCCTTGAGGTAATCGACATTCCACTGATGCCGCTCGATATTATCCAATTGACTCCGCAGGTCCTCGATGATGGAATCCCTCCTCGTGATGAATGTAAGCACATCGGGGGCATCTCCCACTCGCTGTTCGCCATCTTTGTACATGGCCTGCTGGATGAGCTTGCCAAAATCCTGTCCCTGATAAATCGAAATCTGCGCATCGGACAGCTTATAGCGATCCATTTGGCTTTCCCAGAATTGGATAGTCCGATCTGGAACATTTCCGAACAGCACCCCAATATCAATGGAGTTGGTATCAGACTTGGTATTGAACTTGACATCCACCCGGGTTCCCGGCTGCAAGGTGGGGGTAATCACTTCTTGGTAGAAATTCTCTGAACGGGTAAGAAACGCTGATTCCTCCATCAACTCCAGAAACAGGATCACAGAGGGAGTTACCACAATAATCATGAATACAAAGGTGTAGGCCTTCACTCGATTCTCCAGCTTTTGGGATACAAACTGCCTTCTGGGAAATTTCATCAAGCGTATCACCAGAATGGTCGACAGGCAGATAAAAACCGAATTCAGGAAGAATAGGTACATGGCTCCGAAAAAATACGGCCAGTGCTGGGTCGCCAATCCATATCCTGCAGTACAAAGGGGCGGCATCAAGGCTGTGGCAATAGCGACACCGGGTACCACGGTAATGTGTTCCCCACGATTAGCAGCGATGATCCCCGCCAATCCTCCCAGAAAAGCCACCAAGACATCCAGCATTGTGGGATGGGTTCTGCCCAAAAGTTCACTGGTTTCACGTGTAATGGGGGAGATCCAAAAATACAGGAAGGAGACGAGCAGACTGATTCCCACCATCACCCCAAAATTTTTCAGCGAGGCAATCACCAATCTGAAATCGATCATCCCCACGCCCAACCCGATCCCACGAATGGGTCCCATTAGCGGGGAAATCAACATAGCGCCAATGATGATGGCCGGAGAATTGGCATTCAACCCGATGGAGGCAATGCCTATCGAGCACATCAAGACCCATACATTAAATCCCTGAAAGACAATCCCTTCCTCGATCAGCTTAATGGTTTCATTGACCTGCACCTCTTCATCAAAACCCAAGACCTTCCTCAGAAAGGCATATAGATCCTTGAGGATACTTCCCAACTCACGGTCTTCGGGCAGGTGAAAGGGATCTTCCTTGACAGTTCTGCGAATCCGGGAATTTCCGTTATTCCCGTTTCCAGATCCATTTTCCGGTTCTTTTGGAGTTTCAATCGGCATTTGACATGAATCTCTGAGGGAAATGCCATTCATTCAAGTCAACCCCCTCCTATGGCTTACTGAGGTGGCAAACTGGTGTCAGATAGACATTGTTGCGAAATCGGAATACCGTCTTGGGAATGCCGCGGAAAATGAGCAGTTTTTGGAAAATCGTATCGCTATGTCATCGCAAGTCCACATTCTCAACGGAGATGCACTCAAGGAAATGCTCCAACACACCCACATCGAAGGTCCTGTCTGGGTAGCAAGGGAATGCCTGATCGAAGGCCCAGTCAAGGGAGATGGACCAGCAGCTATCTGGAATACCAGAGCCCACTATCTCGATGCTCATTACGGAAACGAAGGGGAGACTTACCTTGAAAAGGTTGTGCCCGAATTTCAAGGTATGATGAACACACCCGAAGGATCAGATATTAACCTGTGGTTTGAGGAGGACCTATTCTGTCAGGCCAATCTCTGGTTCTGCATGTACTTGTTAGAAGGCAAATTCGATTCCTGTCAATTCTTCTGGGTGCGCCCCAACCCCACGAGCGGATGGTATGGATTTGGAGGAATGAAGCCTCAAGATCTACCTGCTCAATTAAGCGAACGTATCCCATTGCCCCCGCATACTTGCAAGAAACTGACTGAGGCTTGGACCTATTTCCAACAACATGATCTTGCGGCGCTACAGTCAACTGCCGATCAACTGAATCCCCCATTTGGACAAGTTCAGGAAGTGGTCAAAGCACATGTCGATCGATTCCCTACCGATGAAAAATGGGGAAAACCCGAACAATTATTGGTTCAACTCATCGAGGAAAATCCGCAAGGGTCTTTCGGAGAAATCTTCCGAGCATTCAACCAGCAAGCCGGAATCTATGGATTTGGGGATTCTCAAGTGAAAAAAATGTATGACCGGGTGAATCCGAACTAATCCACCCGGTCATCGTGATACGGGCACTGCCCAGCATTTGGATCAATGTGATACCCCAGCCGGTTGCTCTTCTTTTTGGCTCACCTCCACACCCGCAAACCTAAATCCAAAGAAGGCGATGTAGGCGTAGCAGGCCATGGGAAGAAAGAATGAACCCTTGACGCCGATCGCTGCAAATTCAGACAGCCAGCCTTGCAACACCGGAACGAGGGCTCCTCCCAAAATAGCCATCACCAACAACGAGGAAGCCTGACTGGTATGTTTCCCCAGATTGTGGATAGACAGCGTGAAGATATTGGGCCACATGATGGAATTGAATAGTCCCACAGCCAGCAGCATCCACATAGAGGCAGCTCCGGTCAAGAAAATGGTTCCGAGGATCAAGCCCACATTCACCAAGGCAAACCCTCCGAGCGTCTTTCCGGGAATTCCCTTTCCCCAAATGAATCCCAAGATATTGAGCACTACGAATAGTAGGAATGGCGCAATTTCCGAGAGGCTCAGGCTGCCCAATTGCCAAATCAATCCGAAGGTAACCAGTGAACCAGCCACCATCCCCAACCACTTCTTTTGACTCGA is a window from the Pontibacter sp. G13 genome containing:
- a CDS encoding DUF1835 domain-containing protein, whose protein sequence is MSSQVHILNGDALKEMLQHTHIEGPVWVARECLIEGPVKGDGPAAIWNTRAHYLDAHYGNEGETYLEKVVPEFQGMMNTPEGSDINLWFEEDLFCQANLWFCMYLLEGKFDSCQFFWVRPNPTSGWYGFGGMKPQDLPAQLSERIPLPPHTCKKLTEAWTYFQQHDLAALQSTADQLNPPFGQVQEVVKAHVDRFPTDEKWGKPEQLLVQLIEENPQGSFGEIFRAFNQQAGIYGFGDSQVKKMYDRVNPN
- a CDS encoding DUF389 domain-containing protein, producing MPIETPKEPENGSGNGNNGNSRIRRTVKEDPFHLPEDRELGSILKDLYAFLRKVLGFDEEVQVNETIKLIEEGIVFQGFNVWVLMCSIGIASIGLNANSPAIIIGAMLISPLMGPIRGIGLGVGMIDFRLVIASLKNFGVMVGISLLVSFLYFWISPITRETSELLGRTHPTMLDVLVAFLGGLAGIIAANRGEHITVVPGVAIATALMPPLCTAGYGLATQHWPYFFGAMYLFFLNSVFICLSTILVIRLMKFPRRQFVSQKLENRVKAYTFVFMIIVVTPSVILFLELMEESAFLTRSENFYQEVITPTLQPGTRVDVKFNTKSDTNSIDIGVLFGNVPDRTIQFWESQMDRYKLSDAQISIYQGQDFGKLIQQAMYKDGEQRVGDAPDVLTFITRRDSIIEDLRSQLDNIERHQWNVDYLKDQFAIDYPQMERFVLAQGVNSDSSKNFANIFYLVPTWKKKPSPNELKVITKDLKAKVRLYLKQLFDIEAQEVVVAHRDIKTGLP
- a CDS encoding patatin-like phospholipase family protein, coding for MPQTRKIDSIGLALSGGGTKGIAHIGVLKLMEELNIPTHVVAGTSAGSIVGSLHAAGHSADAILEFFMGTSLFSFSNIFSIRRGIRGLLDPEKLYRTFEDMFPEDDFDQMEIPLRIIATDMVRAREALFNRGSVIRATLASCAFPFVFAPMEINGRVYCDGGIMNHFPADVIRRECDHLIGVYVSPLKDVMRDDMNSLFRIVERSMELKGMLAERQKFVLCDTMIYMDQLQQFDTFDTDSKTMKEIMELGYEEAQKHEAEFVQLADTYRKSQAGILGDVSDQEA
- the carB gene encoding carbamoyl-phosphate synthase large subunit: MPLDPSIKSVLIIGSGPIIIGQACEFDYSGSQAALALKEEGIKVTLINSNPATIMTDPVTADDIYLLPLTVESIEQILKERDIDAVLPTMGGQTALNLAMNCQKAGIWEKYKVKIIGSDISAIDKAEDREQFRIWMKDIDIPVAQAETANSFLKGKEIAQRIGFPLVIRPSYTLGGTGGAFVHEEKEFDELLTRGLQASPIHEVLVEQSIFGWKEYELEVMRDIDGNKIVICTIENVDPMGIHTGDSITVAPAMTLPDTTYQQMRDFGFEVLDGLGEFAGGCNIQFSVNPENGDIIIIEINPRVSRSSALASKATGYPIARIAAKLAVGYRLDELNNQITKDTSAFFEPSLDYVIVKIPRWNFNKFIGSDPRLGLQMKSVGEVMGIGRSFNEAIQKAAQSLEIKRNGLGADGKEMRDLEAIMTSLKEPSGDRIFHVKDAMHLGVPLNRIHDTTKIDPWFLREIEYLVILEKEMARYTIQDVPAELLEEAKKNGYADRQIAHILNCLESEVYKRRKSLGVNRVYKLVDTCAAEFEAKTPYYYSSFDEENESISGTDKKKVVVFGSGPNRIGQGIEFDYCCVHGVLAAKEEGFETIMINCNPETVSTDFNVADKLYFEPVFWEHIYDIIEHEKPEGVIVQLGGQTALKLAEKLNRYGIPILGSSYDSLDMAEDRGRFSELLKQLEIPYPDFGVAESAEEAIEIAKKVGYPVLVRPSYVLGGQNMRIVINDEELTRHVIKILNEVPGNKVLVDHFLDGGIEAEVDAIADGEDVHIIGMMEHIEPAGIHSGDSMAVLPPFSLAKETLEEMERITRQLALAMEVKGLINIQFAIKDGKVFVIEANPRASRTVPFIAKANQIPYVNYATKVMLGTHKLKDFTFKPKLKGYAIKVPVFSFNKFPNVDKNLGPEMKSTGEKIYFIKDLKDPFFVKAYNERNMYLTR